Genomic segment of Perca flavescens isolate YP-PL-M2 chromosome 7, PFLA_1.0, whole genome shotgun sequence:
ACAGAACTGATGAACATGGAACATATACTGCCCTCCAGAGGCAATACATCCTGGGATGTTCTATATATTAAAATTATGTAAAATGGTGTTATTTAACGGTCCGTACCAGTGTTTTTGCACGTCATTTATTTGatacatacaaaaacataaaagcaaAAGCCTGTATATCACAACTATGAGCAGATAATAAGTTACATTTCTTGAATAAGGGATGGGATGGGTCTATGGAATAATTCAGTTACATGTACAAAGTTATAATCCTCAAGATCTTCACACTGTGTAAAACGGATTTCAGCATCAATCAGTAGCAATGTAAATCAAAGCTATATTGTAATATAGATTTGATTTACATTGCTAAACACTATAAAATAATACCATCTAATGCAATGTGCAGCTGCCATTCTGCTGCATCTCTGGTCCACTACAGATGACCTACATACAAACTAGAGCAGAACAAATGGACACGGCAACTCTGCAGAGAGGCAGAGGCTCGCCTTGCGTGGGAATGGTTCTCATATTTGGATTTGTATAGGAAGAAGAGGCTGTCCTCATTTTGCTCACGTCACATACACAATGTATTCCCCAAAAAACATCCACTATAAACTATTATGGATGTTGTGCAATATTAAATTTAGCAACAAGTTTATCATCCTGTTGGGAAATATACTGCATCCTCATCCACAGACCTTCCATCAATGTGGTCTCCCTGCTCTAAGGGCATGACTGAGTAGTAACTCCTCATGACTAATAAAGTGACTTTCATGTAAACTGTCTCCCTTTGAGAAAAGATTGCCAGATGTAATTACcctttataaaatatataattggTACTTAATGTATAGAAAAAAAACGGAAATGAAAACTGAACAATGCTTCAATACTCTAAAAGTCTATAAGAAGTGAAGAGATGTGATTCCTGCTGTAAATGGTTGAATCCTGTAACCACGACAAGGTGTATATATGTCAATTTTAGGGTATTTGTCTGGAGCAGATAACTGAGCGTGTTAACATGATTTCTTTGACCCACATGTTGACACCAGCCTGAGCATCTTCTGTTTCAGAAAGTCCAAAACCATGTACCAACAGCCCCATCTGCCATATATCTTCATCTTACTGTGGCTCAGCAGGGGGTCTTTCTGTCCGAAATCTAGAAATCTGTCCACACACTGCATGTCTTCATTGCACCACTGTGTATGCTGTTGTTATGCTCAGTTTCCACGGTGGATTGTTGGCTGGCTGACGCTATAGCTGTGCTCACCTGAGAAAACCTTCCTCTCAGAGGAAAACGCTCCCTGCAGTCAGCATCAACCAGGTTCTTTGAATGCCATCTGGGAGCCATTAGAAGGGTTCAAAACAGTAAATATGGGATAAGATCTAACTGAACAAATTATTTTGCTGGAGGGTAGAAGCAAACATTTTCTGCAAATACAGTTCTCTTCCCCTAccctaaataaacacacaagaaCAGCTTACCTCAGATGTATGGTAAGCACCCAGTGTTCCTCTACAAGGTTGCAATGATGGAGATCAGAATAAATAAAACCTACAGTAGCAGGGGGTCGGTCTAAAGTCATCTTCATAAAACTTGGTTGCTTCAGTAACTGCCTGCTTGTGTAATGACTAAAAAGGTTCAATTATGAGGTTAAGATCTTTAATTGAGGTCACATTTTAGAGCAGTTATTTATAAACTTAAAACACAAGAAACTCTTATCTTTCCATCtctttaaaatacatatattttgtaCTTATTTACAAGAAACTGAGCAAACCACCATAAAGCAACTTAAAAGATATATATTCACTGTTAGAATTTGAGGCATAATCATATTGCATGCAAATACACAACCACGAGTAAATTCTGTTTTGGGTTTTTAAGTGTTGTAAAAACATGCTATTTGATCaacagatccacttcaacatatgccataagacatattggactcctcagaagagatacatcTCTAAAggcattcctactccctattgcacgttctgtcaacctgaacaaactggaactttcttGCACATGGTCTgagagtgtgaacaggtgcatgagttctggaataaaacaatgtatcaataatatctgatgtgataggatgttgaattcctactgacccaattgttttgttacttaatgataaCTCTAAATTTCATCTGCTTGGGAGATAAAAGAAAGTTTGGTTAGCCGACTCAAccgcgaccaagaaaatgatagctcaatgCTGGCTCCCCCCCCTCATtcactttgtataaaacagtggttggcgtacttcctggacatagttatgcttgagctctctacagcaaggattaacagaGTCAAATGACCTATGGAaaggtatcagtcctaatgacctcagcatcacaagaagtagaggagggcgactaggcaaggtgtgatttttgtttttgtttatttgttttgttttttctttcttttcctcgagaccgcggagtggggggtgggagagggtggtTGTTCCTGTTCaagtgtatttgtctgttctgatgtttaaaatgaaaaaatacaaaattgatcttaaaaaaaaaaaaaaaagatatttgaagTATACCAGCTTCTTGTGGTGGCTACTGGTAGGGTGGGATACAATATAATAATTAGCATGCATTTAAATGatattgtgttgtgttataTACTGCTGAATTCCCTTTGGTAAACTAGTGATGTACAGTCTGCAGTTGATTGCAATCATCAATAAAATGTCTGTTGTACCTAACTTAACCTTGTATGTGTTTTAATTGGCACAACAATGCTGTGCAATACTAAATCAGAGTGGCTGATAAAGTAATATGATGAACAGTAGCTGGGGCAGAAACTTCATGGTCTATAGAAACTGTATCTTAAATGGAGAGCAGAGGCAAGCAGTCACGTAGGAGTTGACTACTTACTATACAACTTTACATATTTCAATTGTGGCTGTCATCATAAATGAAATCTCTGAAATATCCCATAATTTTTGCATTGATATTGATAAGATATACTATCTTAGCAGTGATATTGTTATGTATCTAGGGCAGTCATCATGCACTCAATTAGGGGCTGCATTACTGTGACAAAATTTATTATTCTGACAGTTACAGAGATGTGTTACATTAGGTAAGTTCACACTTCATCTATCTCAATCTAAAATATCGTCATCAtcattatatttctttttactaATTAAGTGTGCAGCATATCTTTACATTCATTAATGGATACTCCTATAAGTCATGATAGTAAACAAAAAAACGACCCAACTAGGTTTCCTTTAAGTAATAATACAAACAAACTTACTCATTTGCACACAAAACTGACATTCTTTTATTAACGATTCTGTCATCTAAAATAGAGTATCTTAAAAATTAAACAGTGTTAAGTAGGAGCCCTCCTAATTAATAGTGCAGATATGATAAGGGGGCAAGTTTTTCAATTTCAGAACAGAAGAAGCTGATGACAAATATGGATTCACacctgcgtgtgtctgtgtatgtgtgtgtgtgtgtgtgtgtgtgtgtgtgtgtgtgtgtgtgtgagcatgttgcACTCAGGTCCTGAAGAGCACGGCAGCAGTCACAGCTGTTAGAACCACAGCAGCCACAGGCCCCCAGATTACCCATGGTTTCTGAAACAAGCGGTGACACAGAAATGGAAATATGAGCATCACCACATGAAACCGCTCATCATCATATAGGATTGCCAAAGCTTTGACAGAAGGAGCTTGCAGATGAAGCCAATGCAGTATACAGAGAAGGCGAGTTAAAAACAGCTCTTTCAGATAAAGATAAGCCCATCCAAACCAACTAAGAGAAACACTTGTTAAGCATTAGCCATCCAGACAAGACAAACAAGATGTCAGATGTTGGAACTGTATGATAAGAGAGGTTAGAGTTTCTGAGACGACTGATTTTTGGAGTTTCCCCCGAGGAAGGCATTCTGGGAATGAGGAAAATCTGATTAAGTCATGCAATGATCTAAAAGACACTGATGAGAATGAAAGATGTAGGCCGATTTGACAGGAGTAATGTGTACCTTACTACCACAATGCGCCGAAGCACCAATACAGCAAAGCCAGGATAAGGCCGATGACTATGGCTTGAACAGGCAGCAATAGGGATGTCTACAGAAGGGAAGGGATATTACAGTAATCAACTGCAATGGGACATAATTTAGTTGGGCGTAGCCTTATTAATAAACCTCTCAGTCAGTAGTCTGTGTTTGTAATTGGTGTTTACACAAATCATAGTCATACACGGCTGTCAATGTCTAACAGCAACAGTAACAGCGGATGAGTACAGGGGAGAAGGTGCGCTGCGtagataaaaacaaatatatatatatatatatattgtgaatCTTAAAAAAGATTCTTGTTATGCCTGGAGATATTTCacgaaataaaacaaatgttgctAAAGTCTGAAGCAAAGCTCATGCttctaaaaccaaaacaactgAAGATGTTTAATTCTTATCCAAAGCTATGGGTCTGCTTTTTAACTTAATGGCAGATCATTATTTCTACACTTTATGTATATACCTCTCAATATATTATTTGTCAAACAATTATATATGATTTTGTTAGTGTACGATAGAACAGCACTCACCTTTGTCCCTTTCTCCTGTAATTCCTTCATGTTGGCTTTGCACTCCTCAAACTCATCTGTAAGCAACTGCTTTTCCTGCTCAGTCTTCTCATATTTGTCCTTTAGGTCTGACAGCTCCGTCTTAGCCTCCTCATACTGCATAAAAcaaatcattattttttaacttaatcACAAGATAAATGACTTTCACTTAAATATATGTTCAGGATACATTTGGCTAATAAGGGAGCATGCTGGGGCCAAAGGTTGTTGATGGGAGTATCAGTGATTAATTTTGGTTGGGGACAGTTTCTCACATGCTTTGTTCTCTAAGGGCTTTATGGGACAAAGCAAAGGCCACTGTGAGAGCAATCAGTTTCCAATTTCATGCAGTGACCAAAAGAGCCACACCACATTGGATGACTTCATCTCTGCTTTCTGCTATTCAACAGTGTCCCTCCTGTCTGAGTGTCACAGCAGTGGTAGACGCATTCCCATCCAGCCTGCTAAACCTGAATGGGAACATCCAGCAGTGTGCCACTGCCAACAGCAAGCAACTTGAGGGCTGTTCAGACTGGAGGATACTTTACATGTTACAACCTTTTGTTTGGAGAAAGAAGCTTGGAGTTTCACTGTCACTTTAACATTAGACCCAGTAGTAGTAGTTTCTACAAGGCTTTAGAGGTAGCTATTAAAGCTGTGGTGGGCAGTAATTTTTGTGTCGTCATTGGGCAAAATTCCATAATAACCTTTCAGCAAATTGTTATTTAAGTGGTCTAGTGGTGTTGTGTCATTCGCAAATGAGTCATTCAAAAGAATGAATCCCTTGGGTGAACGAACTGAACTGAATCACTTTCTGAAAAGATCCGTTAAATTCTGGGTTTATTATAACCTCTTTGGTTGAGCTAAACTTAACGTTcaaatcatagactgtatgttAAGACGTGGTTCAGTTCAGTGACTACGTACTACAGTCAAAGCTCCGGTCAAGCAAGAAAGATTTGGTATGCCAGATTTGGTAGATATCTCCTATATAATAACCATATAGTGTTACTATTGTATAGACCAAATAGTGACATATTTAGATTTGGTAGATTTCGTGTGAACATAAAATCCTTACTTCAAAACATGAAGCGGGATGAACTTGGAGGGATGCCATAGTATCAAAACATACTGGTTATGCATACTGGATTCTTGatgttgtttttcatttcattttatggtTCTGTGTGTCATTacattgtcattttatttgtgaGAACTTCTACCCCTTGTTGAGTGTGCATGTAGGAAATTTCATAAATTCTGTAACACCTAGTAAACATTGGCTGTGTAAAGCAGCAcgtcagcagcagctgcagaccTCCTGACAGTATTCACGGTGGATCTATTCTGCCACGGTGCTGCTGTGCTATTGGGACGGTTTTGACATATCTCACAAATCAATACACAATCATTTACTTGTTGTATAAGTGGACAATAAATAGACTTAAAGCCTTTGGACACTTGGGGCAGTAACCAGAGCAGCCAATGTAGACAGCTGCACTGGTTACAATGGAACTATCTCTGTTACATCAGTCGCAGGATGGAAAACGAACTGAATGGCAACAAGGTGTAACTGTCAGGTTTGAGCGTAGAAGTATGGTTGCCACTTAGTTGATCTGCTGGTCTTTTTAGTTTAGAGAACAAACCTCTCTCTGCAGAGCCTTGCTGTGGCTGTCAGCTTCATCCAGTTGGGTTTGCAGCTTGGTGCTATCCTGCTGGTGCTGGAGCTGCAGGGCTGCCAGCCTCTTCTCCAACTCCTGCTGGGATCCCTCTAGGGCTTTGAGGCTGTTGCTCAGCTCAGCATTCTGAGCACGCGAACTaccagaaacaaaaaaacactaagtTCAATGGGTGAAGGATTACAAAGAGAAGTGTGTGGTATACTGTGTAGCAAAACATGTTGGAGCAGAGACATGCAAATAAGACAGAGGAAGCACAACAGTGGGGGTGAAGCTGAGCCCTTGGTGATGTAGCTCAGTGTACTGACCTGGCGAGGTCCTTCTCCAGCTGCTGCTGTCTCTGCAGCATTGCCTCTTTCTCAGAGCGCAGAGCTGCACAGTCACTCTGCAGGTTGCCCTTGTCTTTCTGGTGAGCCTTGAGGAGTTCCTCCTTCTCAGCCCTGAGGGAAGCACACTCATTTTGCAGACCACTCCTTTCCTTCTGGTGCTTATTTAGGGTGTCTTGTTTTTCAGCTCGCAGGACCGAACACTCCTTCTGAAGGCCATTACACTCCGCCTGCATTGACTGCAGCTCACTGGCtgtgacaataaaaaaagtttttttctaaGATTCTTTGAGCAGCATTTCTTTATTAGCTCACAGATTAAGTTAGGGAATTCATAGcaaaaatattttctgtgtGCTTGGACAGACTAGTGTACATTTAAGTCTCTTCATACTTGTAACAAAAGAGCCATATGTCATTACTGTATCAGATACATACAGTTTCTTGTTTACTGGCTATtaacatcatatttttttacaatgtggtacCTTGTATTTCTGCAGTTTTCTGCCACTGCTTGCTCTGTTGTTGAAGGTCACGCTGTAGATTGTCAATCTCACGCTCATATTTGTTGGCAGTCTGACGCCATTTTTCCAGGTCCTTCGAGACAGCTGCCAGGTTGGTCTGGATAGTGGCAACGTCATGGTCCCGCTCAGCAGTGGCTGCCTCCAGGGCACGTTTCAACGCCTTCACCTCGTCACGTGCACTTAGTAGCTCGTCATGTGAACTGGAAGAGACATCTATCTGCTCTCTGAGAATGCCCGCTTCATCTTGGAGCTGCCGCAGCTGGCCTGTCCGGACCATGTTCAGCGTTTAGATTAGTAATGTTGAAATTTTTAGATCGACAAAACGTTTCAGTCCACAAACGCAAAGATGTACCTTGAAGATGTTTGATCTGTTTTGCAGATTCATCAGCTTGttgcttattttcttttctctcttcctgcAGGATACCTACAAAATATGATTACATGTATTATTACTGTAAGTAAATTGTGTACGTATCTAACATCAAAGATTAGCATTTTTACCTTGTAGCTccatgcatttgtgtttctCAGTATTAGCTAGCTCCTGGGCTTCTCGAAGTTCATCATTCAAGTGCTGGATCATTTTCTCGGAGTCTCCAGAGGACCCCATATTTGACCTGGTCAGATCATCTGATAATGAAATACAGAACAGAATTATTATCCAGATTAGAAAATCGTTTCTCCTAACATGAAAGTATCTAGCTGTAAGGGTAGCGCTTCTTATCTTCCGTTATCTAAGTTTAAACCCTGATGATACATTAGGCAGTAATGATGGCAATTCACTTCTATAAAAATAGAAGGATAACTCAAAAGTTCCACCATATTAATTCTGCTTCAGTCCCAAATATTTAACCAGGGCTCACGTACTACTGATTTCCCAAGATATTAAAATGGGACTATTACATAAATTAATTGCTAACCCAGAAATAGACACAACTGCATcatctgcattttttttaatccaagcTATCATTCCAAATTGTCCATTAACCGGGCAACAAACAACTCTCTGGCACATCTACATTGCTTGTTAACAGAATAAGACTGTAAACAATACACAAAGGGAATGGACTAGCCAACGTTGTCAAGGGTCTGTTGTGTTTCCTAGAGGTGGAAACAAGCTCCACAAATAGTTGGGGTTTGCAATTCCCAGTGAATATCTTGATCCCCTAATCTACCATGGCTAGGAAAAGAGATGACCTCATCTCAGACCCAACATTTGGCAGAGGCAAAAACAAGAGTCAGGACAGGTCAAGCATGTGCACCATAAATGGACACATTAGTGGACTGAGGCTGCCTTGAAATGCTGCATTTGTCGTGATTTCATTGTGTCTGGCAGGCACGGCTGcttaaacatactgtacaaataGTCAAATACACACATGTTAATTGTTAATAGTGCTACCAAATGCAttgatacaataaatatataaaatgaaagGGTATGAAGCGACTGCTGGAGGCTGGTGGCACCCTCTGACTCAGGCACATGACCACCGTGCTGCATGCCAGACAAAGGATGGGCAGGCAGTGCTCTGTCCAGCATGTGTGTATGAGGTTGTGTGTTCTCTCATGCATGCATATGTATGAGGGAGAGTCAGAATGTGAGTGGGCTTCCTATACATGGGGTTTGTGTGAAAGATGAATGTTGTCTGGAGAGCACGAGAGAAGAGAGCATTTCCGATAAGGGTGTCCAACATGTTGTCTTTAGTAACATTAGTTATTATGGCCATTATGTCTTAGTGTCACAGAGTGACACCTGACAAATAATGGGATTAGCCTGTGTGTAAAAATACCTCTCTGACTAGTTAGGGGATATTGAGCATCACACTGCCTCAAGTGACGACAGGGGAAATAATGTAGGAGAAAGTCTTTTTTTAGCTCAAGTGCTGAAGGCTAAAGCCATCATGGTCTATCTTTCCCCTCTGTCGGTTTCCTTCTCAACGAATGTGACAGCGCTCTTAAATGGAATCGCAGGGTTAGCACCGCTTGCTACTAAATGTCTACAGTATTCAGCGAGTCTCCATAAACCTGCTG
This window contains:
- the slmapb gene encoding sarcolemma associated protein b isoform X1 translates to MDEKELSDPLNNVSLIKDDLTRSNMGSSGDSEKMIQHLNDELREAQELANTEKHKCMELQGILQEERKENKQQADESAKQIKHLQGQLRQLQDEAGILREQIDVSSSSHDELLSARDEVKALKRALEAATAERDHDVATIQTNLAAVSKDLEKWRQTANKYEREIDNLQRDLQQQSKQWQKTAEIQASELQSMQAECNGLQKECSVLRAEKQDTLNKHQKERSGLQNECASLRAEKEELLKAHQKDKGNLQSDCAALRSEKEAMLQRQQQLEKDLASSRAQNAELSNSLKALEGSQQELEKRLAALQLQHQQDSTKLQTQLDEADSHSKALQREYEEAKTELSDLKDKYEKTEQEKQLLTDEFEECKANMKELQEKGTKTSLLLPVQAIVIGLILALLYWCFGALW
- the slmapb gene encoding sarcolemma associated protein b isoform X2; translation: MDEKELSDPLNNVSLIKDDLTRSNMGSSGDSEKMIQHLNDELREAQELANTEKHKCMELQGILQEERKENKQQADESAKQIKHLQGQLRQLQDEAGILREQIDVSSSSHDELLSARDEVKALKRALEAATAERDHDVATIQTNLAAVSKDLEKWRQTANKYEREIDNLQRDLQQQSKQWQKTAEIQASELQSMQAECNGLQKECSVLRAEKQDTLNKHQKERSGLQNECASLRAEKEELLKAHQKDKGNLQSDCAALRSEKEAMLQRQQQLEKDLASSRAQNAELSNSLKALEGSQQELEKRLAALQLQHQQDSTKLQTQLDEADSHSKALQREYEEAKTELSDLKDKYEKTEQEKQLLTDEFEECKANMKELQEKGTKKPWVIWGPVAAVVLTAVTAAVLFRT